In the Hemitrygon akajei chromosome 7, sHemAka1.3, whole genome shotgun sequence genome, one interval contains:
- the LOC140731131 gene encoding tumor necrosis factor ligand superfamily member 15-like produces MDRRRADALSVRVLLPREQSIRDGCSLQRAWKCGMALGVVALLGALGAYLLLQHMPQSSAQTGTAVEADVARAHLTAKETSSDLHVLQWEDQYGLAFLMGKISYQNQSLTIQKAGVYYVYSQVSFRGKKSTHCGYVTHTVTKQVRSYPEPIHLLSSTKTVCSQDSSWSVSIYLGAIFKLEDGDRLAVQVNNMTHVDITSEHKTFFGAFLL; encoded by the exons ATGGATAGGAGGAGAGCGGACGCGCTATCTGTGCGGGTTCTCCTGCCCAGGGAACAGAGTATCCGTgacggctgcagcctgcagcgAGCGTGGAAGTGTGGGATGGCGCTTGGGGTGGTCGCGCTACTCGGTGCCCTCGGCGCCTACCTGTTACTCCAGCATATGCCACAG AGCAGCGCCCAGACCGGCACAGCGG tTGAAGCTGACGTTGCCCGGGCACATCTGACAG ccAAAGAAACTAGCAGTGATCTCCATGTGCTGCAGTGGGAAGACCAGTACGGACTAGCTTTTCTGATGGGGAAGATAAGTTACCAGAACCAGTCTCTAACCATTCAGAAAGCAGGAGTGTACTATGTGTACTCTCAGGTATCATTCCGAGGCAAGAAAAGCACTCATTGTGGGTATGTCACCCACACTGTCACCAAGCAGGTACGGAGTTACCCTGAACCCATCCACCTGCTCAGCTCCACCAAGACGGTATGCAGCCAGGATAGTTCATGGTCTGTATCCATCTATTTGGGGGCCATATTCAAATTGGAGGACGGGGACAGATTGGCTGTTCAAGTCAACAACATGACACATGTGGACATCACCAGTGAGCATAAAACTTTCTTTGGTGCATTCTTGCTGTGA